From uncultured Campylobacter sp., a single genomic window includes:
- a CDS encoding multidrug effflux MFS transporter — protein sequence MIKQSKFAKFKLVIILAYMSALAPLSTDMYLPALEKVKASFATSEFYAQLSVVSFFVAFALGQLVYGPLSDKFGRKKPLYAGILLFICASLACVSFDSVYAFIFFRFLQALGGCAGVVLARAVINDKFELHEAAAMFALMMVVGSLAPMLAPTLGGFVLDFFSWQAIFAILFALGILLFAFIFFGLDESAQIDKTVTLSVKGVLGEYGIILRNKEFMRYTLGFAVAMSALFAYITGSSFIFLGYYGLGEHAFGVIFGINALGMTLVSALNAKLVQNREPAALLNFGLIAMLATSLILLACSMLDLPFICFEASLFILLSSLGFVAPNATTLAMALYKDGNSGAASAVLGTAQFAIAGAISFIVGAVGANKPFLLASVMAICALCANAVYFLLREKNQKF from the coding sequence ATGATCAAACAAAGTAAATTCGCTAAATTTAAGCTGGTGATTATACTCGCCTATATGTCGGCTCTGGCGCCTTTGTCTACCGATATGTATCTGCCCGCGCTGGAAAAGGTAAAGGCAAGCTTTGCTACGAGCGAGTTTTACGCTCAGTTATCGGTTGTGAGCTTTTTCGTTGCGTTTGCGCTAGGACAGCTCGTTTATGGGCCGCTAAGTGATAAATTCGGTCGCAAAAAGCCGTTATACGCGGGCATTTTGCTTTTCATATGTGCGTCGCTTGCTTGCGTGAGCTTTGATAGCGTTTATGCGTTTATATTTTTTAGATTTTTGCAAGCTTTGGGCGGGTGTGCGGGAGTGGTACTTGCGAGAGCCGTAATTAACGATAAATTCGAGCTGCACGAGGCTGCAGCGATGTTTGCGCTGATGATGGTCGTGGGCTCGCTAGCTCCGATGCTAGCACCAACTTTAGGCGGATTTGTGCTAGATTTTTTCTCGTGGCAAGCGATTTTTGCGATTTTGTTCGCACTTGGAATTTTGCTTTTTGCATTTATATTTTTCGGACTTGACGAGAGCGCGCAGATAGACAAGACTGTTACACTTAGCGTAAAAGGCGTGCTTGGCGAATACGGCATAATCTTGCGAAATAAAGAATTTATGCGCTATACGTTAGGATTTGCAGTTGCGATGAGCGCGCTTTTCGCTTATATCACGGGCTCTAGCTTTATATTTTTGGGCTATTATGGGTTGGGCGAGCATGCCTTTGGTGTAATATTTGGCATCAACGCTCTTGGAATGACCCTTGTTTCGGCACTAAATGCCAAACTCGTGCAAAATCGCGAACCTGCAGCTTTATTAAATTTCGGCCTAATCGCGATGCTTGCGACGAGCCTAATTTTGCTCGCATGCTCTATGCTTGACCTTCCTTTCATCTGCTTTGAGGCTTCGCTTTTCATATTGCTTTCGTCTCTTGGCTTTGTTGCGCCTAACGCCACGACGCTTGCGATGGCGCTGTATAAGGACGGCAACTCTGGCGCAGCTTCGGCGGTACTGGGGACTGCGCAATTTGCTATCGCCGGGGCTATTTCGTTTATCGTAGGTGCAGTGGGAGCGAATAAGCCGTTTTTGCTCGCAAGTGTGATGGCGATTTGTGCTCTTTGCGCGAACGCCGTGTATTTTTTATTGCGAGAAAAGAATCAAAAATTTTAA
- a CDS encoding spore coat protein has translation MQNFKEYVNEILKNHPGERVTSFSFEGEKYWLKQPELRIRGGLLTKIFKANPKAAFDYEALKCESLYAVGAPVPQLVLRDENFFVLKDGGTPVDEVLKSSDEASCVALIQGYAAALAQLHSRGFIHGRPALRDVLVKNGEMKFIDFENRGERGNLQKAKMRDFLLFVYDLCREGLNEGLVRAGIRAYDLNGGQDVVQSAWATVLALRPIYFIARLLPQKFKDLNALVRTFELCLKIIEKNDDQTK, from the coding sequence ATGCAAAATTTTAAAGAATACGTAAATGAAATTCTAAAAAATCATCCTGGCGAGCGCGTCACGAGCTTTAGTTTTGAGGGCGAGAAATACTGGCTAAAGCAGCCGGAGTTGCGCATCCGCGGCGGATTGCTTACGAAAATATTCAAAGCAAATCCGAAAGCCGCTTTCGATTACGAAGCGCTAAAATGCGAGAGCCTGTACGCAGTCGGCGCGCCTGTGCCGCAGCTGGTGCTGCGAGACGAGAACTTTTTCGTACTCAAAGACGGCGGCACGCCGGTGGACGAGGTGCTAAAAAGCTCGGATGAGGCATCTTGTGTGGCGCTCATTCAGGGCTACGCTGCGGCGTTAGCACAGCTGCATTCGCGCGGCTTCATACACGGCAGACCCGCACTGCGCGACGTCTTAGTAAAAAACGGCGAGATGAAATTTATAGATTTTGAAAATCGCGGCGAGCGCGGTAATCTGCAAAAAGCCAAAATGCGAGATTTTTTGCTGTTTGTCTATGATCTTTGTCGCGAAGGGTTGAACGAAGGTTTGGTGCGCGCAGGCATCCGCGCCTACGACTTAAACGGCGGGCAGGACGTAGTGCAAAGTGCGTGGGCTACGGTACTTGCGCTGCGTCCGATATATTTTATCGCTAGGCTTTTGCCGCAAAAATTTAAAGATCTAAACGCGCTCGTGCGCACATTTGAGCTCTGCCTAAAAATAATTGAGAAAAACGATGATCAAACAAAGTAA
- the nfo gene encoding deoxyribonuclease IV, translating into MKRIGAHVSASGGVFNAPLNAARIGADAFAMFVKNQRRWDAPPLSEKEIVAFKDALKQSGIRAEHVLVHDSYLINLGHPREAEREKSLNAFVDEIRRCEALGLKLLNFHPGLHLNEISAQVCLDNIAESLNFAIANTSGVKLVLENTAGQGSNLGYDFAQLAYVIGKISNKDRIGVCIDTCHAFAAGYDLRSPQAYERTMSEFDRAIGYKFLSGMHLNDTKNELGVRKDRHESLGRGFLGLAAFENIMNDPNIDEIPLILETIDDNLWAEEIALLRSMQGRPKA; encoded by the coding sequence ATGAAGCGGATCGGAGCGCACGTGAGTGCTAGCGGCGGGGTTTTCAACGCGCCGCTAAACGCCGCAAGGATCGGGGCGGACGCGTTTGCGATGTTCGTCAAAAATCAGCGCAGATGGGACGCGCCGCCGCTTAGCGAGAAAGAGATCGTCGCGTTTAAGGACGCGCTGAAGCAAAGCGGCATCCGCGCGGAGCACGTCTTGGTGCACGACAGCTACCTCATAAATTTGGGCCATCCGCGCGAGGCGGAGCGCGAGAAGTCCCTAAACGCCTTCGTGGACGAGATCCGTCGCTGCGAGGCGCTCGGGCTTAAGCTTTTGAACTTTCATCCAGGCTTGCATCTAAATGAAATTTCAGCTCAAGTGTGCCTGGATAATATCGCAGAGTCGCTAAATTTCGCCATCGCAAACACTAGTGGCGTCAAGCTCGTGCTCGAAAACACCGCGGGCCAAGGCTCTAATCTCGGCTATGATTTCGCTCAGCTCGCTTACGTGATCGGCAAAATTTCAAATAAAGATCGCATCGGCGTCTGTATCGATACCTGTCACGCGTTCGCCGCAGGATACGACCTCCGCAGCCCGCAGGCCTATGAGCGCACGATGAGCGAGTTTGACCGCGCGATCGGCTATAAATTTTTAAGCGGCATGCACCTAAACGACACGAAAAACGAGCTTGGCGTGCGCAAAGATCGACACGAGAGCCTCGGGCGCGGATTTTTGGGGCTCGCGGCATTTGAAAACATCATGAACGACCCGAACATCGACGAGATCCCGCTGATTTTAGAAACGATCGACGATAACCTCTGGGCGGAGGAGATCGCGCTTTTGCGCAGTATGCAAGGACGCCCCAAAGCCTAA
- a CDS encoding tetratricopeptide repeat protein, which produces MKKLLFALALAACFAFGTSEYEKFEKECNDGNMESCAEAGLQCKDNAKKLKLFEKACNGGNKLGCLGVSGVMMQEDPKKAVEYFEKKCDSGDALDCALLGAMYKDGDGVEKDISKAVIYYDKAYDRGNGLSCGILADMYRKGDGIKIDFIRAAVYYKKGCDVAGELLNCYNFAVFNHYVEKDKSKAAQYYKKACDSGKNSSYLDLPNMTELKDTWQKSCDMYELLK; this is translated from the coding sequence ATGAAAAAATTGCTATTTGCGTTGGCGCTCGCCGCTTGTTTTGCGTTCGGCACGTCTGAGTATGAAAAGTTCGAAAAGGAGTGCAATGACGGCAATATGGAGTCTTGCGCCGAGGCAGGATTGCAATGTAAGGATAACGCAAAAAAGCTAAAACTATTTGAAAAAGCTTGTAACGGCGGAAATAAGCTCGGTTGTCTCGGAGTCTCGGGCGTAATGATGCAAGAAGATCCAAAAAAAGCCGTCGAGTATTTTGAAAAAAAATGTGACTCTGGAGACGCTCTTGATTGCGCATTATTAGGGGCCATGTATAAGGACGGAGACGGAGTCGAAAAAGATATATCAAAAGCGGTAATTTATTATGACAAAGCTTACGACAGAGGAAATGGACTATCATGCGGTATATTGGCAGATATGTACCGTAAAGGAGACGGCATAAAAATAGATTTCATAAGAGCGGCGGTTTATTATAAAAAAGGTTGCGACGTAGCAGGCGAATTACTGAATTGCTACAATTTTGCGGTTTTTAACCATTACGTCGAAAAAGATAAAAGTAAAGCTGCGCAGTATTACAAGAAAGCTTGTGATTCAGGCAAAAATAGCTCTTATCTTGACCTTCCTAATATGACGGAATTGAAGGATACTTGGCAAAAATCCTGCGATATGTATGAGCTGCTAAAATAG
- the murI gene encoding glutamate racemase, translating into MKIAFFDSGIGGLSVLAEALQRFSGAEFLYFADEDHVPYGTKSRTEIVRLSLDAVGFLVSRGAEGVVVACNTATSAAISELRGAFSVPVIGMEPAVKLAADSFGARPTLLIATPLTIAGEKLACLVERLECETWSLPLPRLVEFAQDLEFDSPAVRAYLRQELGKFELARLGSLVLGCTHFNYFKDVLREILPSHVRIIDGIDGTLNRLASELGGGLKLARGKDLPSRTAKFNTGGDIKFNANSQTGELGAIRKCDGKLAVNARDLEQCDEDKCRMSPRAVDANSQLKLYSRGGADLSLEFEPRSEEAGISRVNYPNGNSVEYFYSGRALDAAQLRKVGLFLKRLDAMRAID; encoded by the coding sequence TTGAAAATAGCGTTTTTTGACTCAGGCATCGGCGGGCTAAGCGTGCTAGCCGAGGCTTTGCAGCGATTTAGCGGGGCGGAGTTTTTGTATTTTGCCGACGAGGATCACGTCCCCTACGGCACAAAAAGTAGGACCGAGATCGTGCGGCTAAGCCTCGATGCGGTCGGGTTTTTGGTCTCGCGCGGCGCGGAGGGGGTCGTCGTTGCTTGCAATACCGCCACGAGCGCGGCTATCTCGGAGCTTCGCGGCGCATTTAGCGTGCCGGTTATCGGCATGGAGCCTGCCGTCAAGCTCGCCGCGGACAGCTTCGGCGCGCGCCCGACGCTGCTCATCGCCACTCCGCTAACGATCGCGGGCGAGAAGCTCGCGTGCCTCGTGGAACGGCTGGAGTGCGAGACGTGGAGCCTGCCGCTGCCCAGGCTCGTGGAGTTTGCGCAGGATTTGGAGTTTGACTCGCCCGCGGTTCGGGCGTATCTGCGCCAGGAGCTCGGTAAATTTGAGCTCGCGCGCCTCGGTTCGCTCGTGCTTGGTTGCACGCATTTTAACTATTTCAAGGACGTTTTGCGCGAAATTTTGCCGTCTCACGTACGCATCATCGACGGCATCGACGGCACGCTAAATCGCCTTGCAAGCGAGCTGGGCGGAGGGCTAAAGCTTGCGCGCGGGAAGGATTTGCCCTCGCGGACGGCTAAATTTAACACGGGCGGCGATATAAAATTTAACGCAAATTCGCAAACGGGCGAGCTGGGCGCAATCCGCAAATGCGACGGTAAGCTGGCGGTCAATGCCCGCGACTTAGAGCAGTGCGACGAAGACAAATGCCGCATGTCGCCACGCGCCGTAGATGCGAATTCACAGCTCAAGCTTTATTCTCGAGGCGGCGCGGATTTGTCCTTAGAATTTGAGCCGCGAAGCGAAGAGGCGGGTATTTCGCGAGTGAATTATCCAAACGGCAACAGCGTGGAATATTTTTATTCGGGCAGAGCGCTAGATGCGGCGCAATTACGCAAGGTGGGATTGTTTTTAAAGCGGCTCGATGCGATGCGAGCAATCGACTAG
- a CDS encoding EexN family lipoprotein, translating into MKNPKMFLWGGVLAALLAGCGDDTEVKTKEYYDAHLDEAKEVLAKCDFNTLKDGSNSYKNCVNAKTVVEEKSMAYSVKYYMEHLDEAKAIIEKYKEKEPADKNSVEYSNLMNAKEANGNMKLRGFLENQAR; encoded by the coding sequence ATGAAAAATCCTAAAATGTTCCTCTGGGGGGGGGTGTTAGCTGCTTTATTAGCAGGTTGCGGCGATGATACAGAGGTAAAGACTAAAGAATACTACGATGCTCATCTAGACGAAGCCAAAGAGGTTTTAGCAAAGTGCGATTTTAATACTCTTAAAGATGGCAGTAACTCCTATAAAAATTGCGTGAATGCGAAAACGGTCGTAGAGGAAAAGAGTATGGCGTATTCGGTCAAGTATTATATGGAACACTTGGACGAAGCTAAGGCTATCATAGAAAAATATAAAGAGAAAGAGCCGGCAGATAAAAATAGCGTTGAGTATAGTAATTTGATGAATGCAAAAGAGGCTAATGGCAATATGAAATTAAGGGGCTTTTTGGAAAATCAAGCACGATAA
- a CDS encoding Na+/H+ antiporter NhaC family protein produces MKKILLLMFLSVAAFAVDDATRQHNAELFGIWTLVPPVVAIALAFITKEVILSLFIGVFSGTYMLAVVGNNPISALVGSFTDLVARVVGSMASKGNAGVLLQVLCIGGVVALISRTGGTKAVALWISKRAKTGISAQISTWVMGLFVFFDDYANALIVGPVMRPITDKFRVSREKLAFIIDATAAPIAGIALISTWVGLEVSLIRAGYDQIGVQNVNAFSIFVQTMPYRFYNLFMLAFVVYVAFMRRDFGPMLSAERRAASGEIHSKNSNIAELEDKTLEPKEGVKPQASNAVIPLIVLICGAFASFYFSGLSKLEGDALAAAKAAPLSFATLQATFGNANSSVALFQAALLATVVSIFMSVYRKIFDVREAISTWIKGWKTMIVTIVILLLAWSLSSVIKELGTSRYLVDMLSQNTPKFLLPVAIFVLGSFISFSTGTSYGTMGILMPLAIPLANAVGLHYGLSGDALHAYMIVNISGVLTGAIFGDHCSPISDTTILSSMGAGCDHIEHVKTQMPYALSVGAVAVLAGYLPVALGLSVWIALPIGFAVTWALVRFAGKKIEE; encoded by the coding sequence ATGAAAAAAATTCTATTACTAATGTTTTTATCGGTTGCCGCGTTTGCAGTAGACGACGCGACCAGGCAGCATAATGCTGAGCTATTCGGCATCTGGACGCTGGTGCCGCCCGTCGTGGCTATCGCACTTGCCTTTATCACCAAAGAGGTGATTTTATCGCTTTTCATCGGCGTTTTTAGTGGCACCTATATGCTTGCAGTCGTCGGCAACAATCCGATCTCCGCGCTTGTGGGCAGCTTTACCGATCTGGTCGCGCGCGTGGTGGGCTCGATGGCTAGCAAAGGCAACGCGGGCGTGCTTTTGCAGGTGCTTTGTATCGGCGGCGTAGTCGCGCTGATTAGCAGGACGGGCGGCACGAAAGCCGTGGCTCTTTGGATTAGCAAGCGCGCTAAAACCGGTATCTCGGCGCAAATTTCAACATGGGTTATGGGTCTTTTCGTATTTTTCGACGACTACGCAAACGCACTAATCGTAGGTCCCGTCATGAGGCCGATCACCGATAAATTTAGAGTCAGCCGCGAAAAGCTCGCCTTTATCATCGACGCCACCGCCGCACCGATTGCGGGTATCGCGCTAATTTCTACCTGGGTAGGTCTTGAGGTCTCTCTGATAAGAGCGGGATATGATCAGATCGGCGTGCAAAACGTAAACGCCTTCTCGATCTTCGTGCAAACCATGCCGTATCGCTTCTACAATCTTTTTATGCTTGCTTTCGTGGTTTACGTGGCGTTCATGCGTAGAGATTTCGGACCGATGCTCTCTGCCGAAAGGCGCGCGGCGAGCGGCGAAATCCACTCTAAAAATTCTAACATCGCCGAGCTCGAAGATAAAACGCTAGAGCCTAAAGAAGGCGTCAAGCCGCAAGCCTCAAACGCCGTTATCCCGCTTATAGTGCTAATCTGCGGCGCATTTGCGAGCTTTTATTTTAGCGGACTAAGTAAGCTTGAAGGCGACGCTCTAGCAGCCGCAAAAGCCGCTCCGCTAAGCTTTGCGACGCTTCAGGCGACGTTCGGTAACGCAAACTCGTCGGTCGCGCTTTTTCAAGCGGCGCTTCTTGCTACGGTCGTGTCTATATTTATGAGCGTTTACCGCAAAATTTTTGACGTCAGAGAGGCGATCTCTACGTGGATCAAGGGGTGGAAGACGATGATCGTTACGATCGTGATCCTGCTGCTTGCCTGGTCGCTCAGCTCTGTCATCAAAGAGCTCGGCACGTCGCGCTATCTAGTCGATATGCTAAGCCAAAATACGCCGAAATTCTTGCTTCCGGTAGCGATTTTCGTGCTGGGCTCGTTCATTAGCTTTTCGACGGGCACGAGCTACGGCACGATGGGAATTTTAATGCCGCTTGCCATACCTTTGGCAAACGCCGTGGGACTTCACTACGGGCTTTCGGGCGATGCGCTCCACGCCTATATGATCGTAAATATCTCGGGCGTGCTAACCGGCGCGATTTTCGGCGACCATTGCTCGCCGATTTCGGATACGACGATCCTTTCGTCGATGGGCGCGGGCTGCGATCATATCGAGCACGTAAAGACGCAGATGCCTTACGCTCTATCCGTCGGTGCGGTCGCCGTGCTAGCGGGCTACCTGCCCGTAGCGCTAGGCCTTAGCGTCTGGATCGCGCTGCCGATAGGATTTGCCGTTACGTGGGCTCTCGTGCGGTTCGCAGGTAAAAAGATAGAAGAGTAG
- a CDS encoding SDR family NAD(P)-dependent oxidoreductase: MKNTAFITGATSGFGEAIARALSAQGYKIIAFGRRKDRLQKLAGELGNTHIIAADIRDKAAVFDAVSALPANFKDVEVLVNNAGLALGLEGIAQTPVEDLETMVDTNIKGVLYSTKAVLPLMIARGSGYIFNLGSTAGAWPYPGSHVYGASKAFIKQFSRNIRNDLRGTGIRVTEIAPGICKSEFSEVRFKGDVARAAAVYEGVDAILPEDIAQIVLSCLAMPHRVNINVIEAMATQQSWAGLFIEKH, encoded by the coding sequence ATGAAAAACACGGCATTCATCACGGGCGCTACGAGCGGCTTTGGCGAGGCGATTGCCAGGGCGCTTAGCGCGCAGGGCTATAAGATTATTGCGTTTGGGCGTCGCAAAGATCGGCTACAGAAGCTAGCCGGCGAGCTAGGCAATACGCACATTATCGCCGCGGATATTCGCGATAAAGCTGCGGTGTTTGACGCCGTGAGTGCGCTGCCTGCAAATTTCAAAGACGTCGAGGTGCTGGTAAATAACGCAGGCCTTGCACTCGGGCTTGAGGGGATTGCACAGACGCCTGTGGAGGATTTGGAGACGATGGTCGATACGAATATCAAGGGCGTGCTGTATTCGACCAAGGCGGTGCTGCCGCTGATGATCGCGCGCGGCAGCGGCTATATCTTCAATCTCGGCTCGACTGCGGGCGCGTGGCCCTATCCGGGTAGCCACGTTTACGGCGCGAGCAAGGCGTTTATCAAGCAGTTTAGCCGCAATATCCGCAACGACCTGCGCGGCACCGGTATCCGCGTGACGGAGATCGCGCCGGGAATCTGTAAGAGCGAGTTTAGCGAGGTGCGCTTTAAAGGCGATGTAGCGCGTGCCGCGGCCGTGTATGAGGGGGTCGATGCGATCCTGCCCGAGGATATCGCGCAGATCGTGCTAAGCTGCCTAGCGATGCCGCACCGAGTAAATATCAACGTGATTGAGGCGATGGCGACGCAGCAGAGCTGGGCTGGGCTTTTTATCGAAAAGCATTAA